AACACCTGCCTCGAGTTTGGCAAGTTCCTCATGGGCCACCTCAGCACCCTGCCGGAGAGCATCGGTTTCATTCGCTGCTCGGCCCTGCACAATGGGTGCGATCAGATTGGGGATGAAATCACCTGAAACATAGAGATCAAAATCCAAACATTTCTGCCAAATCCGACCAGTTGCCTCCGGCGTCGTCCCAAACAACGGCCGCTCAGGGTGCTTGGCTTCCAGATAAGCCATAATCGCAAGCGACTCTGAAAGAGAAAACCCATCTGCTTCAATCGCTGGGACTTTTCCTCGAGGGCTCAGCTTCAGAAAGGCTTCTGATTTGAGCTTCTGCGGTGTCGGCTGCATGTAGGCGGGGTCATAGGGAATCCCTTTGAGCTCGCAAACCAGCTGTATCCGCCAGGCGAACCCACTTCCGCTAAACATATGGATCTTCATATCAGTCTCTCCTTAATTAATGAAACAATTAAATAATAAGACACACCTCCGACACAAGAGGCCTCCTCAATTTTTTTTGTTTTACAGCTTGGGACAAATCCCTGGATGCCCATCTTTGCTATAAGCAGACACAGTTCGATTCCGGGCGCCCAGCCCCAAGAAACGGCCAACAAAAAGAACCAGGACTCTTCTCATGGACATTAAAAGCGGCCTCGTAGACGCCATCGGAAACACACCCATGATCCGCCTCAAAAAGGCGTCCGAAGAAACAGGGTGTGAGATCCTGGGCAAATGCGAGTTCTTAAACCCCGGTCAGTCGGTGAAAGACCGCGCGGCGCTGTACATCATCAAGGACGCTGTTGCGAAAGGTGATCTGACGCCAGGTGGTGTGATTGTAGAGGGCACCGCTGGCAACACCGGCATTGGCCTGGCACTCGTTGGGAATGCCCTGGGTTTTAGGTCAGTCATCGTTATCCCAGAGACACAGTCTCAGGAGAAAAAAGACATGCTGCGCCTTTGCGGTGCAGAGCTCATTGAAGTTCCAGCAGTCCCCTACAAAGACCCAAACAATTACGTCAAATATTCAGGACGTCTTGCTGAAGAACTTGCTGCCAAAGAACCTAATGGCGCCATCTGGGCCAACCAGTTTGACAATGTTGCCAATCGTCTCGCGCATATCGAAACAACAGGCCCTGAAATCTGGAACCAGACAGATGGCAAAGTCGATGGATTCATTTGTGCTGTCGGCACCGGCGGTACCCTGGCCGGGACGGGCATGGCGCTAAAAGAAAAGAACAAAGACATCCAGATCGGCCTGGCCGACCCGATGGGTGCTGCCCTCTTCAATTTCTACAAGAACGGAGAGCTCAAAGCGGAAGGCAGTTCGATAACCGAAGGCATTGGCCAGGGACGCATTACCGCAAACCTTGAAGACGCTCCGATCGACCATCCATTCCAGATCCCGGATTCCGAAGCCCTGCCCATCTGTTTCGATCTGCTCAGCGATGAAGGCTTATGCCTCGGTGGCTCAAGCGGCATCAATATCGCCGGCGCGATGAGACTGGCAAAAGAGATGGGCCCAGGACATACGATTGTGACGATCCTCTGCGACTATGGCACACGTTATCAAAGCAAGATGTTCAACCCTGCCTTCCTGAAGGAACAGGGTCTGCCCGTCCCCTCTTGGCTTTGAGGTCTAAAGGATATGTCATCTTCAGTCCCACCACTTGTGACAGTTGATTGGCTGACCGACCATCTGACAGCACCAGACATCAGAGTTCTCGACGGGTCCTGGTACTTGCCCCAAATGGAGCGTGACGCCGAACAGGAATATGCCGAAAGCCATATTCCCGGCGCAGTGTTCATCGACCTTGATGAGATCAGTGATACCACCAGCACGTTCCCACACATGCTGCCATCGCCAGACAAGTTTTCCTCACGTATGAAGCAACTGGGGATCGGCGACGGACATCACGTCATTGTCTATGACGGCGCTGGCCTTTTCAGTGCAGCCCGCTTCTGGTGGATGTTTAAGACCATGGGCCACGACAATGTCTCCGTCCTTGACGGTGGCCTCCCGAAATGGATCGCATCTGGGCTTGGAACAGAGGCAGGCAAGAGCATGCACTCAGTACGACATCACTCCGTCCGTCCCGACAACACCATTCGCCGTGATATCAACGACATGAGGCGTAACCTTGAAACCCGTCGCGAACAGGTGGTTGATGCGCGCAGCCCGGGCCGCTTCGCTGGCACTGATCCAGAACCCCGCCCTGAGCTCTCCTCCGGCCACATGCCAGGAAGCCTGTCCCTCCCCTTCAACACTCTCCTAAACAAGGACGGCACGCTCAAGCCAAAACCGGAGTTAACCCTTGTATTCGAGAGCGCTGGTGTCGACCTGACGGAGCCAATCATCACCACATGCGGGTCAGGTGTCACAGCGGCTATCCCCTACCTTGCGCTCACAGTGCTAGGTCATCCAGAAATTGCGCTCTATGATGGGTCCTGGTCTGAATGGGCGGCCACAGAAGGTGCACCCATCGAAAAGAACTGATCACGCGGGACAGAGGAGCGCGATGGCATGGGGTTGAAGAAAACGACGACGGTCACGCACCTTGAAATGCTGCGGGAACCAAGTCTGAGTTGTCCCTCCCCTCGCGGAAAATTCGCGCTGATGAGAGCGGAAAATCCCCCTATCCACCTTTATCGATATCTCTATGACATGGTCGGCAGGGACTACTTCTGGGTCAATCGAAAGGCACTGAGCGATAAGGAACTCGCTGAGATCATCCACGATGACCGCGTACACATTTTCATTCTCTACCTGAATGGATGCCCGGCAGGATTCTCTGAACTCGATCTCCGTCAGATGCCAACAGCAGAGCTTTCATTCCTGGGAATTTTACCGGAGTTTTTGAGCTTAGGCCTTGGGCGATTTTTACTTTGCGAAACCATCGAAATGGCCTGGATGCATCATCCGCAAAAGCTAACGGTCCAAACCTGCACACTCGATCATCCAAATGCGCTTCCGCTCTATCAACGCAATGGTTTCGCCCCCTGCGGCCAACAGGAAATCGTGCTTGAAGCGCCCGACGACTAGTCTTCGAGGATTTGGGAGAGGAACAGTTTCGTTCGCTCATGTTCCGGATTTTCAAAGAAATCCTGAGGCGATTTGATCTCAATAATCTCCCCTTCATCCATAAAGATCACACGATCCGCGACCCGGCGGGCAAAGCCCATCTCGTGGGTAACACAGATCATCGTCATGCCACCTTCAGCTAGGTCCACCATGACATCCAGCACTTCCTTGATCATCTCTGGATCAAGCGCGGAAGTTGGTTCATCAAACAACATGATCTTCGGGTTCATACAGAGGGCCCGTGCTATAGCGACCCGTTGCTGCTGACCCCCGCTGAGCTGCCCAGGAAATTTTAGTGCCTGTTCGGGAATACGCACCCGCTCAAGATAAGACATGGCAAGCTCTTCTGCTTCCTTTTGCGGCAGGTTTCGAACCCAGATGGGTGCCAACGTGCAATTTTCCAGCACGGTCATATGGGGAAACAGATTGAACTGCTGAAACACCATGCCCACCTCGCGGCGAACTTCGTCGATGCGTTTCAAATCTTCAGTGAGCTCAATACCATCAACCACAATCCGTCCCTGATTGTGCGCCTCCAACCGATTGATGCAGCGAATGAGTGTTGACTTGCCGGACCCAGAGGGACCAACAACAACGATCCGCTCTCCTTCGCGAACCGTAAGCGACACATCCTTCAGCACATGGAAGTCACCGAACCATTTGTCGATCTTATCGATTTCAATGATGGCCTTAGTCGGGGCTGTCATAAGATATCCTATCGTTGCTCACCGGCATCAAGGCGACGTTCCATAAAGACAGAATATCGCGACATGCCGAAGCAGAAAATCCAGAAAACAAAGGCCGCAAAGACATAGCCCGTTGTGGCAGTTTGGGGGGATGACCAGGTCGGATCTGTGAAGTTGGACTGCACAATGCCCAAGAGGTCAAACAATCCAATAATTAGAACCAGGGTGGTGTCTTTGAAGAGACCAATGAAATTGTTGACGATCCCGGGAATAACGGTCTTCAGCGCCTGAGGCAGCACAATCCGCCCCATGGATTGCCAATAGGTCAGCCCAAGTGCTTTGGCCGCCTCATATTGTCCCGCAGGAACAGCAGCGAGACCGCCGCGGACGACTTCAGCCATATAGGCTGATGAAAAGAGCGCAACGCCAATCAATGCCCGCAGCAATTTATCGAAACTCATGCCCTCAGGAAGAAACAGGGGCAGCATGACGCTCGACATAAAAAGAACCGTGATAAGCGGGACACCGCGCCAGAACTCAATGAACATCACACAGAGTATCCGGACAACCGGCATGTCTGACTGTCTGCCCAATGCCAGAAGAACACCGAGTGGAAGAGACGCTGCGATGCCTGTGAGCGCGACCACCAGCGTGACCATCAACCCACCCCAGTCGCTAGTCTCCACTTTTTCAAGTCCAAACAGACCACCCGACAGGAAAACAAAAGCAAGAACCGGAAAAGGAACCAGCAGATACGCAACAAACCATTTCTTGGGAAACTGGCTTGGAATGAGCAGCGGCGCCAATCCAGCTACACCGAGAAACAACGTCAGGAGCACCCGCCATCTCTCTTCTGCGGGATATCGCCCAAACAGAAACTGTCCAAATTTGGCTTCAACAAAAGCCCAACAAGCCCCGGCGCCATCCACCCGACAGGCGGCCCCATCTTTCCCAGAAAACACCGCACTAAAGACCGCCCAATCGAGAAGTCGTGGAACGGTGATTAGAAGAAGACCGACCGCAAGAATGGTCAAAACCGCGTTGAACCAGGATGAGAAGAGGTTCTCTCGCATCCAGCGGACAAGGCCTATCTGGCTGTCCGGCGGCATTCTCTCAGGCGCGTGATGGGTACGAACAAAAGTTTCGCTCATGATCTATCGCTCCACCAGAGCCATATGGCGGTTGTACCAATTCATAACCAAAGAAGTGAACAGGCTAAGGCTCAGGTAGATGGTCATGGTAATCGCGATCACCTCAACGGCCTGCCCTGTTTGATTGAGCACTGTCCCGGAGAAAACCGACACCAGATCCGGATAGGCAATCGCCACGGCGAGCGACGAGTTCTTCGTGAGATTGAGATATTGGCTGGTAAGCGGAGGTATGATGACCCGCAGAGCTTGAGGAATAATCACCAGCCTCAAGATGGGGGTCGGCTTCAGCCCCAAAGCACGCGCAGCTTCGGTCTGGCCTTTCGACACTGCCAGGATGCCCGAGCGAACATTCTCCGCAATAAAAGCGGCCGTATAGAAAGAGAGCGCAAGCAGAAGCGACACAAATTCCGGAATGAGAGACCAACCGCCTTTGAACCCGAACCCCTGTAGAGTGGGGATTTCAGCTTTCAGCCCCATGCCAAGCACCAGAAACGCCAAAACGGGAAGCGCAATGACGAGCAATGGTGCAAACGCCGCCCCTTTTACGCTGTCGCCGGATTGCAGCCGCTTATGTTTGGCATGCCGGGCGACCAGCCAGGCGGAGATTGCACCGACGAGCGCCGACAGACCAAGGACCAGGCCGTTCCCCTCCAGCAAAAGAGCTGGCACGTAGATCCCGCGATTATTGAGAAACGCGATCTCTAAGAGAGACAGGCTCTCCCGAGGTAAGGGAAGCGCCCTCA
The DNA window shown above is from Parvibaculaceae bacterium PLY_AMNH_Bact1 and carries:
- a CDS encoding glutathione S-transferase family protein (Derived by automated computational analysis using gene prediction method: Protein Homology.) gives rise to the protein MKIHMFSGSGFAWRIQLVCELKGIPYDPAYMQPTPQKLKSEAFLKLSPRGKVPAIEADGFSLSESLAIMAYLEAKHPERPLFGTTPEATGRIWQKCLDFDLYVSGDFIPNLIAPIVQGRAANETDALRQGAEVAHEELAKLEAGVEASGWMVGDNISAADVTLYTMIEPVLRFATKPDILSLGLGFDSFASRYPKLQAWREKVQSLPEYDVTYPTYWREVDQQLAAAS
- a CDS encoding cysteine synthase A (Derived by automated computational analysis using gene prediction method: Protein Homology.), with the translated sequence MDIKSGLVDAIGNTPMIRLKKASEETGCEILGKCEFLNPGQSVKDRAALYIIKDAVAKGDLTPGGVIVEGTAGNTGIGLALVGNALGFRSVIVIPETQSQEKKDMLRLCGAELIEVPAVPYKDPNNYVKYSGRLAEELAAKEPNGAIWANQFDNVANRLAHIETTGPEIWNQTDGKVDGFICAVGTGGTLAGTGMALKEKNKDIQIGLADPMGAALFNFYKNGELKAEGSSITEGIGQGRITANLEDAPIDHPFQIPDSEALPICFDLLSDEGLCLGGSSGINIAGAMRLAKEMGPGHTIVTILCDYGTRYQSKMFNPAFLKEQGLPVPSWL
- the sseA gene encoding 3-mercaptopyruvate sulfurtransferase (Derived by automated computational analysis using gene prediction method: Protein Homology. GO_function: GO:0004792 - thiosulfate sulfurtransferase activity [Evidence IEA]); protein product: MSSSVPPLVTVDWLTDHLTAPDIRVLDGSWYLPQMERDAEQEYAESHIPGAVFIDLDEISDTTSTFPHMLPSPDKFSSRMKQLGIGDGHHVIVYDGAGLFSAARFWWMFKTMGHDNVSVLDGGLPKWIASGLGTEAGKSMHSVRHHSVRPDNTIRRDINDMRRNLETRREQVVDARSPGRFAGTDPEPRPELSSGHMPGSLSLPFNTLLNKDGTLKPKPELTLVFESAGVDLTEPIITTCGSGVTAAIPYLALTVLGHPEIALYDGSWSEWAATEGAPIEKN
- a CDS encoding GNAT family N-acetyltransferase (Derived by automated computational analysis using gene prediction method: Protein Homology. GO_function: GO:0008080 - N-acetyltransferase activity [Evidence IEA]): MGLKKTTTVTHLEMLREPSLSCPSPRGKFALMRAENPPIHLYRYLYDMVGRDYFWVNRKALSDKELAEIIHDDRVHIFILYLNGCPAGFSELDLRQMPTAELSFLGILPEFLSLGLGRFLLCETIEMAWMHHPQKLTVQTCTLDHPNALPLYQRNGFAPCGQQEIVLEAPDD
- a CDS encoding amino acid ABC transporter ATP-binding protein (Derived by automated computational analysis using gene prediction method: Protein Homology.) — encoded protein: MTAPTKAIIEIDKIDKWFGDFHVLKDVSLTVREGERIVVVGPSGSGKSTLIRCINRLEAHNQGRIVVDGIELTEDLKRIDEVRREVGMVFQQFNLFPHMTVLENCTLAPIWVRNLPQKEAEELAMSYLERVRIPEQALKFPGQLSGGQQQRVAIARALCMNPKIMLFDEPTSALDPEMIKEVLDVMVDLAEGGMTMICVTHEMGFARRVADRVIFMDEGEIIEIKSPQDFFENPEHERTKLFLSQILED
- a CDS encoding amino acid ABC transporter permease (Derived by automated computational analysis using gene prediction method: Protein Homology.) — translated: MSETFVRTHHAPERMPPDSQIGLVRWMRENLFSSWFNAVLTILAVGLLLITVPRLLDWAVFSAVFSGKDGAACRVDGAGACWAFVEAKFGQFLFGRYPAEERWRVLLTLFLGVAGLAPLLIPSQFPKKWFVAYLLVPFPVLAFVFLSGGLFGLEKVETSDWGGLMVTLVVALTGIAASLPLGVLLALGRQSDMPVVRILCVMFIEFWRGVPLITVLFMSSVMLPLFLPEGMSFDKLLRALIGVALFSSAYMAEVVRGGLAAVPAGQYEAAKALGLTYWQSMGRIVLPQALKTVIPGIVNNFIGLFKDTTLVLIIGLFDLLGIVQSNFTDPTWSSPQTATTGYVFAAFVFWIFCFGMSRYSVFMERRLDAGEQR
- a CDS encoding amino acid ABC transporter permease (Derived by automated computational analysis using gene prediction method: Protein Homology.) encodes the protein MSSSPQPWNNPKLRAFAIQLAVLFVVGSFVWIVVDNTITNLQRQNIASGFGFLENPAGFGIALTLVEYTEQSSYGRALLIGFLNTLLVAVIGIFVATILGFTLGIARLSSNWLVAKIATVYIELVRNVPLLLQLFFWYFAVLRALPLPRESLSLLEIAFLNNRGIYVPALLLEGNGLVLGLSALVGAISAWLVARHAKHKRLQSGDSVKGAAFAPLLVIALPVLAFLVLGMGLKAEIPTLQGFGFKGGWSLIPEFVSLLLALSFYTAAFIAENVRSGILAVSKGQTEAARALGLKPTPILRLVIIPQALRVIIPPLTSQYLNLTKNSSLAVAIAYPDLVSVFSGTVLNQTGQAVEVIAITMTIYLSLSLFTSLVMNWYNRHMALVER